A part of Onthophagus taurus isolate NC chromosome 7, IU_Otau_3.0, whole genome shotgun sequence genomic DNA contains:
- the LOC111429200 gene encoding protein arginine N-methyltransferase 6, which yields MDTMDYDYFQSYEDLEIHKLMLTDSARNRAYKQAIEDNREEFRGKIVLDVGAGTGILSVFVAQAGAAKVYAVEASDVYKIAEEVVKENNFQNVIEVIHTRIENLQLPENEKVDVIISEWMGFYLLHEGMLDSVIYARDNFLKPNGLLFPESATIYSAPCSVPNMYDAWEDVEGVSMKSFSTKLRAQASQKPDTSIVKPDQILGDPEVVLWIDLREVTIEDLDCIKAQHIAVANKEGRYQGICIWFTCMFPSSSTEPVILSTDPDEIPTHWKQTTVVLPSEALVEKSEPMAYELLLVRSTSNERHYTIEVVMLDPEEVEHPEYCSCHMTKCILVRAMLEKYENEKNEMEQ from the exons ataCACAAATTAATGTTGACTGACTCAGCCAGAAATCGAGCATATAAACAAGCGATTGAAGATAACCGTGAGGAATTTCGAGGAAAAATTGTGTTGGATGTTGGTGCTGGAACAGGAATTTTATCGGTGTTTGTCGCCCAAGCTGGAGCAGCGAAAGTTTACGCTGTTGAAGCTAGCGACGTTTATAAAATAGCGGAAGAGGTTGTTAAAGAGAATAATTTTCAGAATGTAATTGAG gTAATCCATACTCGTATTGAAAATCTTCAATTACCCGAAAATGAAAAAGTGGATGTAATAATCTCAGAATGGATGGGATTTTATTTACTTCACGAAGGAATGTTGGATTCCGTAATATACGCAAGAGATAATTTCTTAAAACCAAACGGGTTATTATTTCCCGAATCGGCCACGATTTATTCCGCACCCTGCAGTGTCCCAAACATGTACGATGCTTGGGAAGACGTCGAAGGAGTTTCaatgaaaagtttttcaaCTAAACTACGCGCACAAGCCTCCCAAAAGCCCGATACATCGATAGTAAAACCCGACCAAATCCTTGGCGACCCCGAAGTTGTGCTTTGGATTGATTTGAGAGAAGTAACGATCGAAGATTTAGATTGCATTAAAGCTCAACATATCGCCGTTGCGAATAAAGAAGGACGATACCAAGGAATTTGTATTTGGTTTACATGTATGTTTCCATCATCTTCCACCGAACCGGTTATTTTATCCACCGATCCAGACGAAATACCAACTCATTGGAAACAAACAACCGTTGTTCTTCCTTCTGAAGCTTTGGTCGAAAAATCCGAACCGATGGcttatgaattattattagttcGATCAACTAGCAATGAAAGACATTATACAATTGAAGTAGTTATGTTGGATCCTGAAGAGGTTGAACACCCAGAATATTGTTCATGCCATATGACAAAGTGTATTTTAGTTAGAGCTATgttagaaaaatatgaaaacgaaaagaacGAAATGGAACAGTAA